The Eriocheir sinensis breed Jianghai 21 chromosome 4, ASM2467909v1, whole genome shotgun sequence genome has a segment encoding these proteins:
- the LOC126981321 gene encoding beta-1,3-galactosyltransferase 5-like isoform X1, translating to MKFLFRKKWKRGKPLTERLPWLALQSDLLEATLVSRGGSRSSSPCPEQGAAGEVPCGCMCLLRLLPLALLLLLLAAAANFAATFASLLGATPSVQPRPLLPPVPEDSLPPAVAAKLLDLPDHQLLHEAADVCGTPRLFFLFLVHSRPDHFKQRQAIRATWGGARDLGDGWAARTVFLLGRGSGGGGGSEGHEGAPASVGLDVEGVVAREAARYEDLVVGSFVDHYHNLTYKHAMALQWAAHRCPHAAFLVKADDDAFIDVPALRALLGRTFSLPPPRRTLACNVLPAGMRPQRAGKWAVSHQDYPWPEYPRYCAGLAYVLTPALADLLARAAHAGLAPRVWVDDVWVTGLLAEALRLKPHYLNLRYSYDHAELAEWTTRARPAAPPPYTFVHLDPSRPDWRRVLDTLWSHALAAHRATRASPVSLTLQ from the coding sequence aGTGACTTGCTGGAGGCGACGCTGGTGAGCCGCGGGGGTAGCCGCAGCAGCAGCCCCTGCCCGGAGCAGGGCGCCGCGGGGGAGGTTCCCTGTGGGTGCATGTGCCTGCTGAGGCTGCTGCCGCTcgccctcctgctgctgctgctggcggcggcggcaaACTTCGCGGCGACGTTCGCCTCCCTCCTCGGAGCCACGCCATCTGTCCAGCCAAGACCGCTCCTACCGCCCGTGCCTGAGGACAGCCTCCCGCCAGCCGTGGCGGCCAAGCTGCTGGACCTGCCGGACCACCAGCTGCTGCACGAGGCGGCGGACGTGTGCGGCACGCCGCGgctgttcttcctgttcctcgtGCACTCCAGGCCCGACCACTTCAAGCAGCGGCAGGCCATCCGGGCTACGTGGGGCGGCGCGCGGGACCTAGGCGACGGCTGGGCCGCCCGCACCGTGTTCCTGCTGGGCCGgggcagtggcggcggcggcggctcggAGGGGCACGAAGGGGCGCCGGCCAGCGTGGGGCTGGACGTGGAGGGCGTGGTGGCGCGGGAGGCGGCTCGCTACGAGGACCTGGTGGTGGGTTCCTTCGTGGACCACTACCACAACCTGACCTACAAGCACGCGATGGCGCTGCAGTGGGCGGCGCACCGCTGCCCGCACGCTGCCTTCCTCGTCAAGGCGGACGACGACGCCTTCATCGACGTGCCGGCGCTGCGGGCTCTGCTGGGCCGCACCTTCAGCCTGCCCCCGCCGCGCCGTACGCTGGCCTGCAACGTACTGCCGGCGGGCATGCGGCCACAGCGGGCGGGCAAGTGGGCGGTGAGCCACCAGGACTACCCCTGGCCTGAGTACCCGCGCTACTGTGCCGGCCTCGCCTACGTGCTCACGCCGGCGCTGGCAGACCTGCTGGCGCGCGCCGCCCATGCGGGGCTGGCGCCACGGGTGTGGGTGGACGACGTGTGGGTGACGGGCCTGCTCGCCGAGGCGCTCCGCCTCAAGCCGCATTACCTTAACCTCCGCTACTCCTACGACCACGCTGAGCTAGCAGAGTGGACGACCCGCGCCCGGCCCGCTGCGCCTCCGCCCTACACCTTCGTGCACCTGGACCCCTCGCGCCCGGACTGGCGCCGCGTCCTGGATACCCTGTGGAGCCACGCCCTCGCTGCCCACCGTGCCACCCGGGCGTCGCCCGTCTCACTGACCCTACAATGA
- the LOC126981321 gene encoding beta-1,3-galactosyltransferase 5-like isoform X2, with amino-acid sequence MQAQRQLLTLALSDLLEATLVSRGGSRSSSPCPEQGAAGEVPCGCMCLLRLLPLALLLLLLAAAANFAATFASLLGATPSVQPRPLLPPVPEDSLPPAVAAKLLDLPDHQLLHEAADVCGTPRLFFLFLVHSRPDHFKQRQAIRATWGGARDLGDGWAARTVFLLGRGSGGGGGSEGHEGAPASVGLDVEGVVAREAARYEDLVVGSFVDHYHNLTYKHAMALQWAAHRCPHAAFLVKADDDAFIDVPALRALLGRTFSLPPPRRTLACNVLPAGMRPQRAGKWAVSHQDYPWPEYPRYCAGLAYVLTPALADLLARAAHAGLAPRVWVDDVWVTGLLAEALRLKPHYLNLRYSYDHAELAEWTTRARPAAPPPYTFVHLDPSRPDWRRVLDTLWSHALAAHRATRASPVSLTLQ; translated from the coding sequence aGTGACTTGCTGGAGGCGACGCTGGTGAGCCGCGGGGGTAGCCGCAGCAGCAGCCCCTGCCCGGAGCAGGGCGCCGCGGGGGAGGTTCCCTGTGGGTGCATGTGCCTGCTGAGGCTGCTGCCGCTcgccctcctgctgctgctgctggcggcggcggcaaACTTCGCGGCGACGTTCGCCTCCCTCCTCGGAGCCACGCCATCTGTCCAGCCAAGACCGCTCCTACCGCCCGTGCCTGAGGACAGCCTCCCGCCAGCCGTGGCGGCCAAGCTGCTGGACCTGCCGGACCACCAGCTGCTGCACGAGGCGGCGGACGTGTGCGGCACGCCGCGgctgttcttcctgttcctcgtGCACTCCAGGCCCGACCACTTCAAGCAGCGGCAGGCCATCCGGGCTACGTGGGGCGGCGCGCGGGACCTAGGCGACGGCTGGGCCGCCCGCACCGTGTTCCTGCTGGGCCGgggcagtggcggcggcggcggctcggAGGGGCACGAAGGGGCGCCGGCCAGCGTGGGGCTGGACGTGGAGGGCGTGGTGGCGCGGGAGGCGGCTCGCTACGAGGACCTGGTGGTGGGTTCCTTCGTGGACCACTACCACAACCTGACCTACAAGCACGCGATGGCGCTGCAGTGGGCGGCGCACCGCTGCCCGCACGCTGCCTTCCTCGTCAAGGCGGACGACGACGCCTTCATCGACGTGCCGGCGCTGCGGGCTCTGCTGGGCCGCACCTTCAGCCTGCCCCCGCCGCGCCGTACGCTGGCCTGCAACGTACTGCCGGCGGGCATGCGGCCACAGCGGGCGGGCAAGTGGGCGGTGAGCCACCAGGACTACCCCTGGCCTGAGTACCCGCGCTACTGTGCCGGCCTCGCCTACGTGCTCACGCCGGCGCTGGCAGACCTGCTGGCGCGCGCCGCCCATGCGGGGCTGGCGCCACGGGTGTGGGTGGACGACGTGTGGGTGACGGGCCTGCTCGCCGAGGCGCTCCGCCTCAAGCCGCATTACCTTAACCTCCGCTACTCCTACGACCACGCTGAGCTAGCAGAGTGGACGACCCGCGCCCGGCCCGCTGCGCCTCCGCCCTACACCTTCGTGCACCTGGACCCCTCGCGCCCGGACTGGCGCCGCGTCCTGGATACCCTGTGGAGCCACGCCCTCGCTGCCCACCGTGCCACCCGGGCGTCGCCCGTCTCACTGACCCTACAATGA